A stretch of the Coprobacillus cateniformis genome encodes the following:
- a CDS encoding TetR/AcrR family transcriptional regulator, with the protein MPKVYSQSEKDDIKGRLKEATRQSLSMNGIKKTTVDSLVKEVNIPKGTFYLFYKSKEILVFEVLLEFHEIFEKDMKIALSQLDFQHMDVHQLTDFILDFFLKAKDNPLFQALTSGELELLTMKLPPDIVNEHFQHDQQMLEQILMYIPHQEDIDIKALSGAFRDLFMFMFSDCCQDEQSLKMLIQGLVLQFLKQ; encoded by the coding sequence ATGCCAAAGGTTTATTCTCAGAGTGAAAAAGATGATATTAAAGGCAGATTAAAAGAGGCGACAAGGCAAAGTTTATCAATGAATGGGATTAAAAAAACAACAGTTGATTCACTTGTAAAAGAAGTCAATATTCCTAAAGGAACATTTTATTTGTTTTATAAATCTAAAGAAATATTAGTATTTGAGGTCCTACTTGAGTTTCATGAAATCTTTGAAAAAGATATGAAAATAGCATTATCACAGTTGGATTTTCAACATATGGATGTTCATCAACTTACTGATTTTATTCTTGACTTCTTTCTAAAAGCCAAAGATAACCCTTTATTTCAAGCCTTAACATCTGGAGAATTAGAGTTACTTACAATGAAACTACCTCCAGATATAGTGAATGAACATTTTCAACATGATCAACAGATGTTAGAACAGATTTTGATGTATATTCCTCATCAGGAAGATATAGATATCAAGGCATTATCTGGAGCATTTCGAGATTTATTTATGTTTATGTTTTCGGATTGCTGTCAAGACGAGCAATCATTAAAGATGTTAATACAAGGTTTAGTCTTACAATTTTTAAAACAATAA
- a CDS encoding nucleotide triphosphate diphosphatase NUDT15 — translation MGDTIKVGIGVMIIKDNRILLGHRIAGGKDTGGIFEPDSWCLPGGKQEYDETIFECAKREVKEETNLDVWNLEVFSAVDDIQPHKHFVTIQMITKDYTGHLEIMEPEKQDEWKWFSLERLPEKIYSPSKKFIDAYLAKNKDTDKLQSGDE, via the coding sequence ATGGGAGATACCATAAAAGTTGGAATCGGTGTTATGATTATAAAAGATAATAGAATTTTATTAGGACATCGTATAGCAGGTGGAAAAGATACTGGAGGTATATTTGAACCAGATAGTTGGTGTTTACCTGGTGGAAAACAGGAATATGATGAAACTATATTTGAATGTGCAAAAAGAGAAGTGAAGGAAGAAACAAATTTAGATGTTTGGAATCTAGAAGTATTCAGTGCGGTTGATGATATTCAACCTCATAAACATTTTGTTACAATTCAAATGATTACAAAGGATTATACTGGTCATTTAGAAATCATGGAGCCAGAGAAGCAAGATGAATGGAAATGGTTTTCTCTTGAACGTTTACCAGAGAAAATATATTCTCCATCAAAGAAATTTATAGATGCATATCTTGCTAAAAATAAAGATACTGATAAGCTTCAAAGTGGAGATGAATGA
- a CDS encoding sensor histidine kinase → MFLPWFLCIVLLGIIIILLIKIIFVNRNIDKICTELAEHLSDETNTLILVSTGDRHIKHLANELNKQLQLLKQERHNYLNGGQKLKEAVTNISHDLRTPLTAIYGYLDLLEEEEDKSLDVERYIKIISNRVESLKQLTDELFLYSLSIISQNNDNKEDIILNDILEDSLADFYMAFKERGIIPKINMPTEKVICHLNPAALSRVFTNLLSNAIKYSDGDLEITLTDYGEITFTNTAVNLNQIEIERLFDRFYTVNTAKKSTGLGLEISKTLIQQMNGEISAEYKNKKLFINILLPLNQ, encoded by the coding sequence ATGTTTCTTCCTTGGTTTTTGTGCATAGTTTTACTTGGAATCATTATTATACTGCTTATAAAAATTATCTTTGTTAATAGAAATATAGATAAAATCTGCACAGAACTCGCAGAACATCTTTCTGATGAAACCAATACATTGATTTTAGTATCAACTGGTGATAGACATATCAAACATTTGGCAAATGAACTTAATAAACAATTACAACTTCTTAAACAAGAACGACACAACTATTTAAATGGTGGTCAAAAACTCAAAGAAGCCGTGACAAATATCTCACATGATTTAAGAACACCTTTGACTGCTATTTATGGCTATTTAGATCTTTTAGAAGAAGAAGAAGACAAGTCTTTAGACGTTGAGCGATATATTAAAATCATCAGCAACCGAGTTGAATCACTAAAACAATTAACTGATGAACTCTTTCTCTATTCTTTATCCATAATTTCACAAAATAATGATAATAAAGAAGATATTATTCTCAATGATATATTAGAAGATAGTCTTGCTGATTTTTATATGGCATTTAAAGAAAGAGGAATCATTCCAAAGATTAATATGCCTACTGAAAAAGTTATCTGTCATCTTAATCCGGCAGCACTCTCTCGTGTGTTCACAAATCTATTAAGTAATGCTATTAAATATAGTGATGGAGATTTAGAAATAACTCTAACAGATTATGGTGAGATAACTTTTACCAATACTGCTGTGAATTTAAATCAGATAGAAATAGAAAGATTATTTGATCGCTTTTATACTGTCAATACTGCTAAAAAATCAACTGGATTAGGCTTAGAGATTTCTAAGACTCTCATTCAGCAAATGAATGGTGAAATTTCAGCAGAATATAAAAATAAAAAACTGTTTATAAACATTTTATTACCGTTGAATCAATAG
- a CDS encoding ATP-binding cassette domain-containing protein, translated as MEYVLRTNNLSKHYGQFKALNGLTINVPKGAIYGFVGKNGAGKTTLIRLICGLQYPSSGDYTLYTKQNHEKGFDKIRRRMGAVVETPSIYLEMSAEENLKQQFCILGMPSFDGLKDILELVGLSHTGKKKAKNFSLGMRQRLGIAIALAGHPDFLILDEPINGLDPQGIIEMRELILKLNHEQQITVFISSHILDELSKLATHYGFIDNGCIVKEISSEELQMACRKCIHIKVSNTKALAQILDQMKLEYKILSETEADIYAKVQVSQLALALDKVNCTIVSMQENDENLESYYIELIGGHKNV; from the coding sequence ATGGAATATGTTTTAAGAACAAATAACTTAAGTAAGCATTATGGACAGTTTAAAGCACTCAATGGATTAACAATAAATGTTCCTAAAGGAGCTATATATGGTTTTGTTGGAAAAAATGGTGCTGGAAAGACAACTCTTATTCGATTGATTTGTGGTCTTCAATATCCATCATCTGGTGATTATACATTGTACACAAAACAAAATCATGAAAAAGGGTTTGATAAGATACGAAGAAGGATGGGTGCTGTGGTAGAAACACCATCTATTTATCTTGAGATGTCTGCTGAAGAGAATCTCAAACAGCAATTTTGCATTTTAGGGATGCCATCTTTTGATGGATTAAAAGACATTTTAGAATTAGTTGGACTCAGTCATACTGGAAAAAAGAAAGCAAAGAACTTTTCTCTTGGTATGCGACAAAGGCTAGGAATCGCTATAGCACTTGCTGGTCATCCGGATTTCTTAATACTTGATGAACCAATCAATGGTCTTGACCCTCAAGGAATTATAGAAATGCGTGAACTCATTTTAAAACTCAATCATGAACAGCAAATAACAGTTTTCATTTCAAGTCATATCCTAGATGAACTTTCAAAACTAGCAACTCACTATGGATTTATTGATAATGGATGCATTGTTAAAGAAATAAGTTCAGAAGAACTACAAATGGCTTGTAGAAAATGTATACATATAAAAGTAAGCAATACAAAAGCACTTGCTCAAATACTTGATCAAATGAAACTTGAATATAAAATCCTTTCTGAAACAGAGGCTGATATTTATGCTAAAGTTCAAGTCTCACAACTGGCACTCGCCTTAGATAAGGTGAACTGTACAATCGTTTCTATGCAAGAAAACGATGAAAATCTAGAAAGCTATTATATTGAGTTAATTGGAGGTCATAAAAATGTATAA
- a CDS encoding DUF2238 domain-containing protein: protein MKNKKLDIIFKLCILVYVITLIYAFYMNWQGKYFGMTFVACLTPFMAPLFMKLIKVKVPDEFYLLNIIFIYFASLWGSCLGGYSTPYYDKFTHFASGIVICELAYMLYKHLLRNEKRKIVMCIFINAVNATIALLWEFYEYALLVFFQYDAIRNVTGVHDTMTDMLVAVIGGILLTIYLVRFDQSSKDHFFVSLERKLYKLNHK from the coding sequence ATGAAAAATAAAAAGTTAGATATCATTTTTAAGTTGTGTATTTTGGTCTATGTAATAACATTGATTTATGCTTTTTATATGAACTGGCAAGGAAAATATTTTGGTATGACATTTGTCGCTTGTTTAACGCCGTTTATGGCACCATTGTTTATGAAACTTATCAAAGTTAAAGTTCCTGATGAATTCTATTTGTTGAATATTATTTTTATTTATTTTGCAAGTCTGTGGGGTAGTTGTTTAGGTGGCTATTCTACACCTTATTATGATAAATTTACTCATTTTGCGAGTGGAATTGTGATTTGTGAATTGGCGTATATGTTATATAAACATCTTTTAAGAAATGAGAAAAGAAAGATTGTTATGTGTATATTTATCAATGCAGTTAATGCTACCATTGCATTACTTTGGGAGTTTTATGAGTATGCTTTGCTTGTCTTTTTTCAATATGATGCAATTAGAAATGTAACAGGGGTTCATGATACAATGACAGATATGCTAGTGGCAGTTATTGGAGGAATACTATTAACCATTTATTTGGTGAGGTTTGATCAATCTTCAAAAGACCATTTCTTTGTTTCATTAGAAAGAAAACTATATAAACTCAATCATAAATAA
- a CDS encoding response regulator transcription factor — protein sequence MKKILIIDDDIDIGNMLEETLIKEGYETSRAYSGTEAILLLEHAKPDLVLLDLMLPGLNGEEVLPKIKNIPVIIISAKIDIDNKVNLLLNGAVDYMTKPFHKKELLARIAVQLRKPIFLESSPILTFEELNLHHNTHTVTIHNTEIKLTRTEYAILKLLMQNPSQIITKSLLLERISDDTPDCTESSLKMHISNLRKKLREVTGKDYIEAVWGIGFKLRTS from the coding sequence ATGAAAAAAATATTAATCATTGATGATGATATAGATATTGGAAATATGCTTGAAGAAACGCTTATAAAAGAAGGATATGAAACTTCTCGTGCCTATTCTGGAACTGAAGCTATTCTTTTGCTTGAACATGCAAAGCCAGATCTTGTACTCCTCGATTTAATGTTGCCTGGTCTCAATGGGGAAGAGGTCCTGCCGAAGATTAAAAATATACCCGTTATTATTATAAGTGCTAAAATTGACATTGATAACAAAGTTAATCTTTTGCTTAATGGTGCGGTTGATTATATGACCAAACCATTCCACAAAAAAGAACTCTTGGCTAGAATTGCTGTTCAACTTCGTAAACCAATTTTCCTTGAATCATCTCCAATACTTACTTTTGAAGAATTGAACCTTCACCACAATACACATACAGTGACCATTCACAATACTGAAATTAAGTTAACAAGGACTGAGTATGCAATCTTAAAATTATTGATGCAAAATCCATCACAAATCATTACCAAATCACTTTTATTAGAGCGTATAAGTGATGATACTCCAGACTGTACAGAAAGTTCATTAAAAATGCATATCAGTAACTTAAGAAAAAAACTTCGTGAAGTGACTGGTAAAGACTACATAGAAGCTGTATGGGGAATTGGCTTCAAACTTAGAACTTCATAA
- a CDS encoding transcription regulator, whose amino-acid sequence MEKYGLTVRQIRLNKGFKQKEIYTGLLSKSFSIDFEKGLYDIKFSIMLNILKRLMISIDEFILIHNHYHENLINQTLVEINEKKFENDDHYAQLINDIIKEESKKSQDPASRVAYWQMLILQSIYSDTDYQHSNHYLHAKQEIQNYLFNIETWTLSELRIFSNMHFLFENNEIKTSLFLTAWKSIEKYQYHPEFLTYITHLLTNHLFSLIYTQQYSLAAKVIERLYELTEDITMMVWKVMLYYLEGLYFYATDEQEKGLQLINKAKLICELTDNENIIKQIEAGLRAIQNDNHISV is encoded by the coding sequence ATGGAAAAATATGGACTGACAGTTCGTCAAATCAGATTAAATAAAGGATTTAAACAAAAAGAAATTTATACAGGATTATTAAGCAAATCTTTTTCTATTGACTTTGAAAAAGGATTATATGATATTAAGTTTTCAATTATGCTAAACATATTAAAACGATTAATGATTTCAATAGATGAATTCATACTTATACATAATCATTATCATGAAAATTTAATCAATCAGACTTTGGTAGAAATTAATGAAAAAAAGTTTGAAAATGATGATCATTATGCCCAACTCATAAATGATATTATTAAAGAAGAATCTAAAAAAAGTCAGGATCCTGCTAGCCGAGTAGCATATTGGCAAATGCTCATCCTACAATCAATATATTCTGATACGGATTATCAACACTCAAATCATTACTTACATGCAAAACAAGAAATCCAAAACTATTTATTCAACATAGAAACATGGACATTATCAGAATTAAGAATATTTTCTAATATGCATTTTCTTTTTGAAAATAATGAAATAAAGACAAGTTTATTTCTTACAGCATGGAAATCTATAGAAAAATATCAGTATCATCCAGAATTCCTTACTTATATAACTCATCTTTTAACAAATCATTTATTCTCACTTATTTATACTCAACAATATTCTCTTGCAGCTAAAGTTATCGAAAGATTATATGAATTAACTGAAGATATAACAATGATGGTGTGGAAAGTTATGTTATATTATTTAGAAGGACTTTACTTCTATGCCACTGATGAGCAAGAAAAAGGATTACAACTTATTAATAAAGCAAAACTAATCTGTGAACTTACAGATAATGAAAACATAATTAAACAAATAGAAGCAGGATTAAGAGCTATTCAAAATGATAATCATATATCTGTTTAA
- a CDS encoding CatA-like O-acetyltransferase → MKFTKKNLDTWDRAELFQHFINDMRCVMSMTVNIDITEFLQVIHDKKYKFYPAMIWVISSAVNCREELRMGYNEDGEVGTWDYISPYYTHFHQEDEKFVKLVIDYHSDFEAFYQQFIKDMQVYQTYRWFDQKNIPPNTFDVSCLPWLHYQSFDMHIFDSGLYIAPVITWGKYIKNESGRIIMPLSLNIHHAVADGYHLCRFFTDVENCLKKFSNLIQSVNHFD, encoded by the coding sequence ATGAAATTTACAAAAAAGAATTTAGACACATGGGACAGAGCAGAACTGTTTCAGCATTTCATAAATGATATGCGTTGTGTCATGAGTATGACTGTTAACATTGATATCACAGAATTCCTACAGGTGATCCATGATAAAAAATATAAGTTCTATCCAGCAATGATATGGGTTATAAGTTCAGCAGTTAATTGCCGTGAAGAATTGCGTATGGGATATAATGAAGATGGAGAAGTTGGTACATGGGATTATATTTCCCCCTATTATACACACTTTCATCAAGAAGATGAAAAGTTTGTAAAGTTAGTTATTGATTATCATTCTGACTTTGAAGCATTTTACCAGCAGTTTATAAAAGATATGCAAGTCTATCAAACTTACCGTTGGTTTGATCAAAAAAATATTCCACCAAATACATTTGATGTATCTTGTTTACCATGGTTACATTATCAAAGTTTTGATATGCACATTTTTGATTCTGGTCTATATATTGCGCCTGTTATTACTTGGGGAAAATATATAAAAAATGAAAGTGGGAGAATCATTATGCCATTATCATTAAATATTCATCATGCGGTTGCTGATGGATATCACCTTTGTAGATTTTTTACAGATGTAGAAAATTGTTTAAAAAAGTTCAGTAATTTAATTCAATCAGTTAATCATTTTGATTAA
- a CDS encoding M3 family oligoendopeptidase → MDKKWSLKELYTSFEDIQFQNDLKEVETILNDMRKYPLLPNEQSHLIQYLEEENHLDDLVEKLYAYVSLTMNADTNDYEAIKYASVIETLLASFADASAKIQKWIAQFDFQQLTDSYVQDHMFVLNEIKQQNKYLLDDQSESVLANMKTTGSSSWLKYKDQLISSLEVIMDGKVYPLTEVLNMAYSKDKEIRKKAYEAEIAAYTSVEHGIASALNAIKGEAITVTQLRGYDSVLQRTLIDSRMSQKTLDVLLATMKKALPMFEKYFQTKAQYLGYQNGLPWYDMYAPIVDVNSEYDYEKGSQFVIEQFSSFSQNLGDYAKMAIEKNWIDVYPRQGKVGGAFCNNLHCIEESRFLLNYGNDFSDVITMAHELGHGFHGHCLNSQTAMNANYPMPIAETASTFCETIVKKAALKNASQAEQLMILENELSDCAQVIVDIYSRFLFESRLIEKRKEGPLSVAEIKDLMIEAQKEAYGHGLDQNTLHPYMWTWKPHYYEADYAFYNFPYAFGLLLAKGLYGLYLKEGNQFATTYENFLSLTGKMNLEDVGKSVGIDLTSEDFWQNSIDMIQEDIYLFERLLREV, encoded by the coding sequence ATGGATAAAAAATGGAGTTTAAAAGAATTATATACATCTTTTGAAGACATTCAGTTTCAAAATGATTTAAAAGAAGTTGAAACAATATTAAATGATATGCGTAAATATCCATTACTACCAAATGAACAATCACATCTTATCCAATATCTAGAAGAAGAAAATCATTTAGACGATTTGGTAGAAAAGTTATATGCATATGTAAGCTTAACAATGAATGCTGATACAAATGATTATGAAGCTATTAAATATGCATCAGTCATTGAAACATTACTTGCTTCTTTTGCAGATGCAAGTGCTAAAATTCAAAAATGGATTGCTCAATTTGATTTTCAACAATTAACAGATTCTTATGTACAGGATCATATGTTTGTCTTAAATGAAATCAAACAACAAAATAAATACTTATTAGATGATCAAAGTGAATCTGTTTTAGCAAATATGAAAACAACAGGATCTAGTTCTTGGTTAAAATACAAAGATCAATTAATATCTTCATTGGAAGTTATAATGGATGGGAAAGTCTATCCATTAACTGAAGTCTTAAATATGGCTTATTCAAAAGATAAAGAAATCAGAAAAAAAGCATACGAGGCAGAGATTGCAGCGTATACAAGTGTTGAACATGGTATAGCAAGTGCATTAAATGCGATTAAGGGTGAAGCCATTACAGTGACACAATTACGAGGGTACGATTCGGTTTTACAAAGAACGCTGATAGATTCAAGAATGTCTCAAAAGACATTAGATGTTTTACTTGCTACAATGAAAAAAGCACTACCTATGTTTGAAAAGTATTTTCAAACAAAAGCACAATATTTAGGATATCAAAATGGATTACCTTGGTATGATATGTATGCACCCATTGTTGATGTGAATAGTGAATATGACTATGAAAAAGGAAGTCAATTTGTGATTGAGCAATTTTCTTCATTTTCACAAAACTTAGGTGATTATGCTAAAATGGCAATAGAAAAAAATTGGATTGATGTTTATCCTAGACAGGGGAAAGTAGGTGGAGCATTTTGTAATAACTTACATTGTATTGAAGAAAGTCGTTTCTTATTGAATTATGGAAATGATTTTAGCGATGTCATTACAATGGCACATGAACTTGGACATGGTTTTCATGGACATTGTTTAAATAGCCAAACAGCTATGAATGCTAATTATCCAATGCCAATAGCTGAAACAGCTTCAACATTTTGTGAAACGATTGTTAAAAAGGCAGCCTTAAAAAATGCTTCCCAAGCTGAACAATTAATGATTTTAGAGAATGAGTTATCAGATTGTGCACAAGTGATCGTTGATATATATTCACGTTTCTTATTTGAAAGTCGTTTGATTGAAAAAAGAAAAGAGGGTCCATTAAGTGTTGCTGAGATAAAAGATTTAATGATTGAAGCACAAAAGGAAGCTTATGGTCATGGTTTAGACCAAAATACATTGCATCCTTATATGTGGACATGGAAACCTCATTATTATGAAGCGGACTATGCTTTCTATAATTTCCCTTATGCTTTTGGTTTGTTATTAGCAAAAGGATTATATGGACTGTATCTTAAGGAAGGAAATCAATTTGCAACAACTTATGAAAACTTTTTATCATTAACAGGAAAGATGAATTTAGAGGATGTTGGAAAAAGTGTTGGTATTGATTTGACTTCTGAAGATTTTTGGCAAAATTCTATTGATATGATTCAAGAGGATATTTATTTATTTGAAAGATTATTACGAGAAGTTTAA
- a CDS encoding ABC transporter ATP-binding protein: MIEVKDLQFSYNKNEFIKEINFKVEKGMIFGFLGPSGAGKSTLQKILTGLITNYKGHAIVNGVECKHHTNIFYENIGVDFEFPTLYEKLTARENLKFFASLYTHQTRSIDQLLESVGLQNDADKKVSDYSKGMKSRLNFIKALINDPDILFLDEPTSGLDPTNSRMMKDLILLEKNKGKIIILTTHNMEDATELCDQVAFIINGQICAIDSPQNLILSHGAKQVTYTYEDHGFKTANCLLQQISDDQRLHQLMQQNKILSIHSSEPTLNDIFIELTGRTLL, from the coding sequence ATGATAGAAGTCAAAGATTTACAATTCAGTTATAACAAGAATGAATTTATCAAAGAAATCAATTTTAAAGTAGAGAAAGGGATGATATTTGGTTTCTTGGGACCATCTGGTGCAGGAAAATCTACATTACAGAAAATATTAACAGGATTAATCACAAACTATAAAGGACATGCGATTGTGAATGGTGTGGAATGTAAACATCATACGAATATTTTTTACGAGAATATTGGTGTAGACTTTGAGTTTCCAACACTATATGAGAAACTAACCGCCAGAGAGAATCTTAAATTTTTTGCATCACTCTATACTCACCAGACGCGTTCTATAGATCAGTTGTTAGAATCTGTTGGATTACAAAATGATGCTGATAAAAAAGTCAGCGACTATTCTAAAGGAATGAAATCGAGATTGAATTTTATCAAAGCGTTAATTAATGATCCAGATATCCTCTTTTTAGATGAACCAACAAGTGGTTTAGATCCAACCAATAGTCGTATGATGAAAGACTTGATTCTATTAGAAAAAAACAAGGGTAAAATAATTATTTTAACAACCCATAACATGGAAGATGCGACAGAATTGTGTGATCAGGTTGCTTTTATCATTAATGGGCAAATATGTGCAATAGACAGTCCTCAAAATTTAATTTTATCTCATGGTGCCAAACAGGTGACTTACACATATGAAGATCATGGATTCAAAACAGCCAACTGTTTATTGCAGCAAATATCAGATGATCAAAGATTGCATCAACTCATGCAACAGAATAAGATTCTTTCTATTCATAGTAGCGAACCAACTTTAAATGATATCTTCATAGAATTAACGGGGAGAACTTTATTATGA
- a CDS encoding ABC transporter permease subunit, translated as MYNLLSANISRLWLNRAFWVTLLFMAMIECSFAYILLDQNSTRVDLILFASLQVVGILISIFYSLFLGTEYNDGTIRNKLIVGHKRETIYLASFITGTVAVTIIYFIWGLIGGIFTLVSHASVNITISQIMLIGLAYWLACISYIAIFNFIGMISSNKARTSIICILTAFILMFAGLLCYSLARPGFLPQYQVTIFQFLFDFNPYGQIFQTMSVDTITLWKLCAYALSLITLISGFGIYIFRKKDLK; from the coding sequence ATGTATAATTTATTATCCGCGAATATCAGCCGGCTATGGCTCAATAGGGCATTCTGGGTAACACTTCTATTCATGGCTATGATAGAATGCTCATTTGCTTATATATTACTTGATCAAAATTCAACACGTGTAGATTTGATTTTGTTTGCATCTCTTCAAGTTGTTGGTATATTGATTTCGATTTTCTATAGTCTATTTCTTGGAACAGAGTATAACGATGGAACCATTCGAAATAAACTTATTGTTGGTCATAAGAGAGAAACTATTTATTTAGCAAGCTTTATAACTGGCACTGTGGCAGTCACAATCATTTACTTTATTTGGGGACTTATAGGTGGTATTTTTACTCTTGTTTCACATGCCTCAGTAAATATAACTATAAGTCAAATAATGCTTATAGGATTAGCTTACTGGTTAGCATGTATCTCATATATTGCAATTTTCAATTTTATAGGTATGATTTCATCAAATAAAGCAAGGACATCAATTATTTGTATTTTAACAGCCTTTATTTTAATGTTTGCTGGACTCCTCTGTTACTCGCTTGCAAGACCTGGCTTTCTACCTCAATATCAAGTCACAATTTTTCAGTTTTTATTTGATTTTAATCCCTATGGACAGATATTTCAAACTATGTCAGTTGACACAATCACACTATGGAAGTTATGTGCATATGCACTTTCCTTAATAACTCTTATATCTGGATTTGGCATATATATTTTTCGTAAAAAAGATTTAAAATAA